The region ATTCATGATTGAGCATTATGGTTTGGTCGTACTTAAAGCGTTACAAACGCCCGCGACGGATCTCTCCGCCGCGAGCGTTGTGCAATGCTATCCAATTGTCGCCAATCTAGCCGACCACGCGTGTCACCACGCCCGATCCGACGGTCCTGCCGCCTTCACGGATGGCGAAGCGGTCACCGTCAGCGACCGCGATCGGTTGCTTCAGCGTGACTTTCAACTGCACGCCGTCGCCGGGCATCGCCATGTCGACTCCGCCCAGCACGTTTGCGCTGCCGGTCACATTCGTGGTTCGGAAGAAGAACTGAGGAGCATAGCCGTCGAAAAACGGCGTGTGTCGGCCTCCTTCCTCTTTCTTCAACACGTACACTTCAGCCTCGAATTCACGATGCGGAGTCAATGTCCCCGCCTTCGCCAAAACTTGACCTTTGGTGATCTCGTTGTGAGCCGTCTTGCGAAGCAACACACCAACGTTGTCACCAGCGTTTCCGGCCTCCAAGACTTCGCCGAATGATTCCACTTGCGTGATCACATCTGTCGCGGTCGCGGATCTCAGTCCGAGGATCTCGACGCTGTCACCGGCGCGAATCATTCCCTGCTCAATCTTGCCAGTCACGACAGTGCCGCGGCCAGCGATCGAATAAACGTTCTCGATCGGCATCAAGAACGGCTTGTCAACCAGACGAACGGGATCGGGAATCCAGCGGTCCAGTG is a window of Roseiconus lacunae DNA encoding:
- the tuf gene encoding elongation factor Tu, translated to MVQNEMTRNGKVSVNVGTIGHIDHGKTTLTSALLRVQSEKGLAKYKSYESIAKGGIVRDKNKTVTVIASHVKYETAARSYAHIDCPGHADYIKNMITGAAQMDGAVLLVSAADGPMPQTREHLLLARQVGVPHLVVFMNKCDLVEDAELLELVELDLRELLSEYGYDGEKTPVIRGSAKLAHDDPTNPGAIECIERLLDALDRWIPDPVRLVDKPFLMPIENVYSIAGRGTVVTGKIEQGMIRAGDSVEILGLRSATATDVITQVESFGEVLEAGNAGDNVGVLLRKTAHNEITKGQVLAKAGTLTPHREFEAEVYVLKKEEGGRHTPFFDGYAPQFFFRTTNVTGSANVLGGVDMAMPGDGVQLKVTLKQPIAVADGDRFAIREGGRTVGSGVVTRVVG